A genome region from Arachis duranensis cultivar V14167 chromosome 6, aradu.V14167.gnm2.J7QH, whole genome shotgun sequence includes the following:
- the LOC107492262 gene encoding cathepsin B-like protease 2, with protein MGSTLAILFLTFCTCYLQIAGAEPQRLSTLKLNSRILQESIAKQINENPEAGWEAAINPRFSNYTVGEFKRLLGVKPTPKKELIGAPIVTHPKSLKLPKEFDARTQWSQCSTIGRILDQGHCGSCWAFGAVESLSDRFCIHFDVNISLSVNDLLACCGFLCGSGCDGGYPINAWRYLVSHGVVTEECDPYFDQIGCSHPGCEPAYSTPKCVKKCVSGNLLWKKSKHYSVNAYKIKSNPHDIMAEIYKNGPVEVAFTVYEDFALYKSGVYKHITGVELGGHAVKLIGWGTSDDGEDYWLLANQWNRSWGDDGYFKIRRGTNECGIEEDVTAGMPSTKNLVLEVTDTGADAVDGASF; from the exons ATGGGTTCTACCCTTGCGATTTTATTCTTAACTTTCTGCACTTGCTATCTACAG ATCGCTGGGGCCGAACCACAACGCCTTTCTACTCTCAAGCTTAATTCCCGCATTCTCCAG GAGTCTATTGCTAAACAGATCAACGAAAACCCAGAGGCAGGATGGGAGGCTGCTATAAATCCTCGTTTCTCCAATTATACA GTTGGAGAATTTAAGCGCCTGCTTGGTGTTAAACCAACTCCTAAGAAGGAACTGATAGGTGCACCCATTGTGACTCATCCAAAATCATTGAAATTGCCAAAGGAGTTTGATGCAAGGACTCAATGGTCTCAATGTAGTACCATTGGAAGAATTCTAG ATCAG GGTCATTGTGGTTCTTGTTGGGCATTTGGTGCTGTAGAGTCATTATCAGATCGGTTTTGCATTCATTTTGATGTG AATATCTCTCTCTCTGTGAACGATCTTCTCGCATGCTGTGGCTTTTTGTGTGGATCTGGTTGTGATGGAGGGTATCCTATAAATGCATGGCGATACCTAGTCAGCCATGGTGTTGTCACTGAAGAG TGTGACCCATACTTTGATCAAATTGGCTGTTCCCATCCTGGTTGTGAGCCCGCATACAGTACCCCCAAGTGTGTAAAAAAGTGTGTGAGCGGGAATCTGCTTTGGAAGAAATCAAAGCACTATAGTGTCAATGCATATAAGATCAAGTCTAATCCCCATGATATCATGGCAGAAATTTATAAGAATGGGCCAGTTGAAGTTGCATTCACTGTTTACGAG GATTTTGCTCTCTACAAATCAGGAGTTTACAAACACATCACAGGTGTGGAACTCGGTGGTCATGCTGTGAAGCTGATAGGATGGGGAACATCTGATGATGGAGAGGACTATTGG CTTCTCGCAAATCAGTGGAATAGAAGTTGGGGAGAT GATGGTTACTTTAAGATCAGAAGGGGGACAAATGAATGTGGAATTGAAGAAGACGTTACAGCTGGTATGCCTTCCACCAAAAATCTCGTACTCGAAGTCACTGACACGGGTGCCGATGCTGTTGATGGTGCTTCATTCTGA